Genomic segment of Eriocheir sinensis breed Jianghai 21 chromosome 51, ASM2467909v1, whole genome shotgun sequence:
ATCGGGGACCATAAAAGTGAGGGTTTACGATATGTTAATAACTGTGTCAtacattataaaatatatactccATTTACCTTCATAATAAATGCAGTACTTCATCACAAAAATAACTCTTGTTTTTGGCATGCCCTAAAAGCAAGTACAACTTACTTCCTGCCTCCACAGTGCTTACAGTAGTTAGAGAAAACCTCCACTCGGCTGGAAGCCCTCCTCCTGTGTTCCCTCGGCTGCTTCCTGGAGGAAAAAATCTGCTGTCGACTATTTCCCCAGAGACTAGAGTGGTTGACTGGTGGAACAgaacctctctcttccctccaatcATTTATGGTCAAGTTTCTCTGCTTTTTAATAAGGTTTTCAATTTCCCGGTTTCTGAATGCTGATGCTTGGAGAGCTGTTGGCCGCACCTGAAATAGATCaagaatatatagatatatatatatatatatatatatatatatatatatatatatatatatatatatatatatatatatatatatatatatatatatatatatatatatatatatatatatatatatatatatatatatatatatatatatatatatatatatatatatatatatatatatatatatatatatatatatatatatatatatatatatatatatatatatatatatatatatatatatatatatatatatatatatatatatatatatatatatatatatatatatatatatatatatatatatatatatatatatatatatatatatatatatatatatatatatatatatatatatatatatatatatatatatatatatatatatatatatatatatatatatatatatatatatataacaaagatGGCAAATACCTGATTTTTGTTGAGGTGAACATTGAAAGACGTTTTGTCACCTATGTGCCTAACAGATGAGCCAGTTCCATATGGCACATATGTGATCCTATCACGGCTGCGATAGTTCCTGCGAGTGGTCCGGGAGAGTTGAGAGGTTAGAGGAACCTGCCGACTCTTCACAACTCTGGTCCCCGCTGAGGTTGTTCTCCCTGCtgtttcatctacttcttctctcACAGCTGAAGCAAAGGTAAACAGTTATGTAAACTCAAGCAAATATTCAATTAGCTACTGGTGTCACCCAAAAATCTTTAGAGAAACACTCTATTTAATTCAATACTTGCCCACCTAAGAATTAACCTTTctgtgacctgtgtgtgtgtgtatttacctagttgtgacacatgggaaaagagctatgctcgcgcTGTTCCGTCTCCATTATACTGTGCACAGTATAATAATTAGGGAAAAATATTATAAATGAGTTAAAAGTGAAAAGAACAAGTGAAAATACAGTTTTCAGGATGCCTGAACTGACTATGATTGTCAGAGGGGTTTACCTTTCCAATGGCACCTCCTTGCTGCTTGGCATTTTCATGAACCtgctttacttttttgtgcctttATTACCTCTGGGTCTCCTCGCTTTACATGGATTTACCTTCGGAAGTTTACAGCACAGCACTTTtatgcatttttatttatttattattattttttacgtcgtggcctattgcgccggtaggcttcttctcggtggatcctgatggtcggcccaaggcttcctagtggggcctgatggttggcccagcccgttctggtgcaggcgagtgtttatagtggtgccatcttgcattggctcacgctgccctcccagagctcatctttaatcctagaatctagagtccaggttgataggtggtcttctggacagcatgtgggtagttttaagccactcggcggtggctgaaaaatcccagtttggtggcaccgggcggggattgagctcgcgtcgtcctgaacgcggcgccgtcaggCTATCCATTCAGCAATAAAATGCATCGTGTCTTTTTCCTGAATgtgacttaattttatgtttctGGGGTCCTTCCCAATAATCTGAACAATTCAATAATCTGAATGACTTCAGTCAGATAATTATTGGACTTTTACTGTGATATAGTAAGATTTGGATGCACACTCTCATGATAAAAAAATGACCAACTACTATACCTGGTATGAGGTCATACTCCCTAGCCTGGCTTCCAGATTTCATAACCCCAAGCTGAACGCTGGGAGACCTAGTTCTGTTTCTTGGTCCCACAGTCTGGCCCCCTGCTGCATGCACCTCACTGATGTCTGCTTCactgcctccatcacctccagggtgtcctgtTGTGGTCCCATCTTCTCTGCCAGCTCCTTCATCTGCACTGTCTGAAGTTCTTTGTTGATCATAAATTCTGCAAAGGGTAAAGGGTATAACTTTTGATGATATTTCCAAGAATCAGTTAACCTCTTCAATCTGGTCATGTATCGTTGTCATACTATATTTACTTTAACATAGAGAGCAGTTTTCTGcattgtaggcggtggctgagtggtagcgtgctgggcccacattcaccacgtgatggacaacgcgagttcgaatccccatgctaccaccttggatttttcagtcaccgctgagtggcttaaaactacccacatgctgtcctgaagaccacccattaacccagactctagaggaaaccgtccaagtgaatcaagaaggagttccggggggcagcatgagccaagagaagatggcgccactataaacacttgcctgcgccatgacgggctggggccgactaccatccaggcccctcaagagagcctaccggcactGTTGGtgttcacgtaaaaaaaaaaaatgtc
This window contains:
- the LOC126982521 gene encoding uncharacterized protein LOC126982521 isoform X1 produces the protein MVHRKSTYRLTYRDYAPQVRKTVWQENNTFRLRRREEEWSHHTIKDSDSDCECDESEEEDHAEGLAARGPGVGSLSGPRHRLANSQEQIQQQATLPSQPAGPPPHVPRLRFSPEQSPRIYDQQRTSDSADEGAGREDGTTTGHPGGDGGSEADISEVHAAGGQTVGPRNRTRSPSVQLGVMKSGSQAREYDLIPAVREEVDETAGRTTSAGTRVVKSRQVPLTSQLSRTTRRNYRSRDRITYVPYGTGSSVRHIGDKTSFNVHLNKNQVRPTALQASAFRNREIENLIKKQRNLTINDWREERGSVPPVNHSSLWGNSRQQIFSSRKQPREHRRRASSRVEVFSNYCKHCGGRK